CCAAGAAAATCTGTGACTTGCTCGACTACGCTGTGAAAGCAGGGATGCCGGTCATCGGAATCAACGACTCGGGCGGAGCCCGGATTCAGGAAGGCATCGAAGCTCTCGCCGGATACGGTCAAGTCTTCTTCCGCAATGTGCTACTCTCCGGAGTGGTGCCCCAGATTTCTGTCATTTCCGGTCCATGCGCCGGTGGTGCAGCCTACTCACCGGCCCTGACCGACTTCCTGATCATGACCCGCAAGAATGCGAACATGTTCATCTGCGGCCCCGACGTCATTAAAGCAGCCACCGGTCAGACGGCATCCCTTGACCAGTTCGCCAGCGCCGATGCACACGCCCAGGTCAGCGGAAACATCCACTTGATTGCTGAAGACGACCAGCATGCAATCGATCTCAGTAAGCGCCTGCTCTCCTACCTGCCATCCAATAATGCAGCCGAGCCTCCTCATCAACTGAACGATGAGATTGCCATTACCGAAGACCCTGAGATCAACGACCTCATTCCAGCGGATTCCAAAACACCACTGGACATGCAGAAGGTGATCGCCCGCATCGTCGACCCGGGAAGCTGGTTTGAAATCATGCCTGACTTTGCACCAAACATGCTGGTTGGATTTGCTCGTATTGAAGGCCTTATCATTGGCGTCATTGCGAACCAACCCATGGTGAAGGCTGGTTGCATCGACATCGATTCTTCCGACAAAGCTGCCCGTTTCATCCGGGTGTGCAACATTTACTCCATTCCGATCCTCTCGCTTGTTGACGTCCCCGGCTTCATGCCAGGCCTAGCACAGGAACGAGGCGGCATCATCCGTCACGGAGCAAAGATGCTCTTTGCCTGGGCATCAGGAACCGTACCAAAGATCACCTTGATCTGCCGCAAAGCATACGGTGGAGCCTATCTTGCCATGTGTCCAAGTGATCTCGGTGCCGACTTTGTTTTTGCATGGCCAACAGCCGAAATCGCCGTGATGGGTGCCCAAGGCGCCATGAAGGTTCTCTATCGGAAAGAACTCGCCGAAGCCGAAGATCCAGAAAAACTGGAATCCGAACTTCGCGCATCCTATTCCGAGAAATTCGCCTCCCCCTATCAAGCCGCAAGTAATGGTATGATCACCGATGTGATCGATCCGGCGCAGTCCAGATCAACACTTGCCCTTGCATTCCGTCAGATGATGGATAAACGTGAGAGCCGACCACCGAAAAAACACGGTAACATCCCACTCTAATCATAATCTAATCATCTATTAACACTCCATACCTGATG
This genomic stretch from Oceaniferula marina harbors:
- a CDS encoding acyl-CoA carboxylase subunit beta, with translation MAIEKELMDKLQARRDEALLGGGQERIDKRHAKGQMTARERLTSFFDGGDFIEFGMHAHHSCTNFGLEKRKMPGDGVVCATGTVDGRPTAAFAQDFTVGGGAVGRIHAKKICDLLDYAVKAGMPVIGINDSGGARIQEGIEALAGYGQVFFRNVLLSGVVPQISVISGPCAGGAAYSPALTDFLIMTRKNANMFICGPDVIKAATGQTASLDQFASADAHAQVSGNIHLIAEDDQHAIDLSKRLLSYLPSNNAAEPPHQLNDEIAITEDPEINDLIPADSKTPLDMQKVIARIVDPGSWFEIMPDFAPNMLVGFARIEGLIIGVIANQPMVKAGCIDIDSSDKAARFIRVCNIYSIPILSLVDVPGFMPGLAQERGGIIRHGAKMLFAWASGTVPKITLICRKAYGGAYLAMCPSDLGADFVFAWPTAEIAVMGAQGAMKVLYRKELAEAEDPEKLESELRASYSEKFASPYQAASNGMITDVIDPAQSRSTLALAFRQMMDKRESRPPKKHGNIPL